The proteins below come from a single Bactrocera dorsalis isolate Fly_Bdor chromosome 5, ASM2337382v1, whole genome shotgun sequence genomic window:
- the LOC115066440 gene encoding uncharacterized protein LOC115066440 isoform X2, with product MSSKNVVDTQQEFANKNVRLSNLPVTRILIIVVEKDVTDILNCKDFKCHQVIAKLRKGPDGDSRTFTDENGKIYPDWNSYKSGITLEGGIMVAPLNGYYAFDTAGKVKLEFSETPAASAGPTIREVQQDFAGDDETSGSSQTIYVLVTNSNDLKGAENSRVFSYHPVIRSERNGTFVDEDGNTYKNWEAYKSGNKLDAGILVAPTNGRYTIAANGQVELEAWKTAAINKPNMNISRQCSYNDNNNISSQSLTIHEYHNHKARKDSASDAYSTSCSIYVLVTKQTNMYDAMNSQEFTTHKVQRIQNTTTKSYLYMDDEKNEYFCWQLYLTENNLPEGVMVAPLNGIYSFNKDGNVDLEICLTPACIPKSTHNSGDITIRSLQQHYATISKYADSSILHILVTNNEHENALEAKKFQDFVVKRKGYTVKSIAEIFYEDQEGNIYLSWERYLKDNNLSGGIMVAPLNGEYTLDENGNVNLYIQPTPKTVKKMPTVVVVPKTVNRTRTVLEVQQDFANNSGFKKEIIWDLLAENQSGMLKNKLNNLIPDQEKGNRKIEEMRKIIFDSVWAQRKYTNRNSLSAIIYVFVTDCDSKVRAINATKFSCHPVFRTRKCTTDDDSSHCCMIFIDELGRVYKNWKTYLANNELPSGLMIAPLNGIYTTDYNGRVELEVRTTPNGSAARQVLGVADTATAVAGLGAAAIPLAAMMMTVAPALIAGAGVVCATTAAYSTVRSVFNLVDRKNHGQSIGLDSSQARNAWIGVGAGVVGVGASRATTAMTKAAAAGKEISLATELLVNGMNISSIVLSGTGVANGILDLLIKFVDDEEVTSMELVQLAASLVLFTHSVSNFRMASTLVNDTHSATIQDYRKSLSNRQRKIFDKMSKETIRIKGAQQGKVDIIRGANDMPSKQYLNDLYKINKKLNEAKVRPAFGAAGEGVVLNNDVAVNTNDLRNNLQHNKGPNVLNSVNKPIPTAHAEVNSVSNSKLLFSNVLNKSELSAQPSTVSIGMGSIMLPNNILILLSEYGTRLYEIIANPDSFDDIITTMGNVFSEKTFDFLMKLAQEFVETNLEMIRNTIQIFISAETILYRIFLYVTKRCESQTFSYLYNKKQEILRALNDYFTSLNPNNSYCRRWRCDICGGLYSICQL from the exons atgTCGTCCAAAAATGTTGTTGACACACAGCAAGAATTTGCTaacaaaaatg TGCGTCTATCGAATTTGCCTGTGACAAGGATCCTTATTATAGTGGTTGAAAAAGATGTCACAGATATTTTGAATTGCAAGGATTTCAAGTGCCATCAAGTCATCGCCAAGCTAAGGAAAGGTCCAG ATGGTGATAGCAGAACTTTTACAGACGAAAATGGTAAAATATATCCTGATTGGAATTCGTACAAGAGTGGAATTACGTTGGAGGGTGGTATTATGGTTGCGCCATTGAACGGTTATTACGCATTTGATACAGCTGGAAAAGTAAAACTAGAATTTAGCGAAACTCCAGCCGCTTCTGCAGGACCTACGATTCGCGAGGTACAACAAGATTTTGCAGGCGatg ATGAAACAAGTGGCAGTTCacaaacaatatatgtattggtCACAAATTCTAATGATTTAAAAGGAGCTGAAAATTCGCGAGTATTTAGTTATCATCCTGTAATACGTTCcg AACGAAATGGAACATTTGTAGACGAAGATGGTAACACTTACAAAAATTGGGAGGCTTACAAAAGTGGGAACAAATTGGATGCAGGCATTTTGGTCGCGCCCACTAATGGACGTTACACCATAGCTGCAAATGGTCAAGTCGAGCTTGAAGCTTGGAAAACAGCAGCTATAAATAAACCGAACATGAATATAAGCCGCCAATGTAGCtataacgacaacaacaacatcagcagtcAGTCGCTTACGATTCATGAATATCATAATCATAAGGCGCGAAAAG aTAGTGCATCCGATGCTTATAGTACAAGCTGCAGTATTTATGTGTTAGTCACAAAGCAAACGAACATGTATGATGCCATGAATTCACAGGAGTTTACAACTCATAAAGTGCAAAGGATACAAAATACCACAA CTAAAAGTTACCTTTACATGGACGACGAAAAgaatgaatatttttgttggCAATTATATCTGACGGAAAATAATTTACCCGAAGGCGTTATGGTTGCTCCACTAAATGGTATTTACAGCTTCAATAAGGATGGAAATGTCGACTTGGAGATATGTTTAACGCCGGCTTGCATTCCAAAGTCAACACACAACTCAGGTGATATTACCATTAGGAGCCTGCAACAACATTACGCAACAATAA GTAAATATGCTGACTCGTCTATTCTACATATACTGGTCACAAACAATGAACATGAAAATGCGCTGgaagcaaaaaaatttcaggACTTTGTCGTTAAACGAAAGGGGTATACAG TTAAATCTATagctgaaatattttatgaggaCCAAGAAGGCAATATATATTTGAGCTGGGAGCGTTATCTCAAGGATAATAACCTATCAGGGGGTATAATGGTTGCACCACTTAATGGCGAATACACATTAGATGAAAATGGCAATGTAAATCTATACATACAGCCGACGCCAAAAACAGTAAAGAAAATGCCTACAGTTGTGGTAGTGCCAAAAACCGTAAATAGAACGCGTACAGTTCTGGAAGTGCAGCAAGATTTTGCAAACAACAGCGGTTTCAAAAAGGAAATTATTTGGGACTT GCTAGCTGAAAATCAAAGTggaatgttgaaaaataagttaaacaatctaattcctgatcaggaaaaaggaaatagaaaaatagaggaaatgcgaaaaataatatttgacagtgtttgggcACAAA GAAAATACACTAACCGAAACTCTTTGAGTGCAattatttatgtgtttgtaaCCGATTGCGATAGTAAAGTACGTGCCATAAACGCTACGAAATTCTCCTGTCATCCCGTCTTTAGAACAAGAAAATGTACAA CTGATGACGATAGTTCGCATTGTTGTATGATATTCATTGATGAACTGGGCCGCGtttataaaaattggaaaacatATTTGGCAAATAATGAACTACCAAGTGGATTGATGATTGCACCGCTTAACGGTATTTATACCACCGATTATAACGGACGTGTCGAATTAGAGGTGCGTACTACACCAAACGGTAGCGCCGCTAGACAGGTACTGGGTGTTGCAGATACAGCAACGGCTGTAGCCGGACTTGGTGCAGCTGCAATACCATTGGCAGCAATGATGATGACGGTAGCGCCGGCTTTAATAGCTGGTGCTGGTGTTGTTTGTGCTACCACAGCGGCATACTCAACCGTACGTTCAGTATTCAATTTAGTAGATCGTAAAAACCACGGACAGTCTATCGGGTTGGATAGCTCGCAAGCTAGAAATGCTTGGATAGGTGTTGGAGCTGGTGTTGTTGGTGTAGGTGCTTCACGTGCTACGACTGCCATGACAAAAGCAGCTGCTGCGGGAAAGGAGATATCGTtg GCTACCGAATTACTTGTGAACGGTATGAACATTTCATCTATTGTACTATCCGGAACCGGGGTTGCAAATGGAATTCTAGATCTATTAATT AAATTTGTCGATGATGAGGAGGTGACAAGTATGGAACTGGTGCAATTGGCTGCCTCTTTGGTACTCTTCACACATTCTGTATCGAATTTCCGTATGGCATCAACACTAGTAAATGATACACATAGTGCCACAATACAGGACTACCGAAAGTCTTTAAGTAATCGccagagaaaaatatttgataaaatgtCAAAGGAAACAATTCGTATCAAAGGTGCACAACAAGGAAAAGTAGATATTATACGTGGAGCTAACGATATGCCTAGCAAACAATATCTAAATGATCTTTACAAAATTAACAAGAAATTAAATGAAGCTAAGGTACGACCTGCATTCGGCGCAGCTGGGGAAGGAGTTGTGCTCAATAATGATGTGGCAGTCAATACCAACGACCTACGCAATAATCTTCAACATAATAAGGGTCCTAATGTGCTAAATTCGGTTAACAAACCCATACCTACAGCGCATGCTGAAGTAAATTCCGTTAGCAATTCCAAATTACTGTTCTCAAACGTACTCAATAAAAGCGAATTATCAGCTCAACCAAGCACTGTCAGCATTGGCATGGGTAGCATTATGCTTCCGaataatatcttaattttattaagcgaATATGGTACGCGACTTTATGAGATCATCGCTAATCCTGACAGCTTTGATGACATCATAACTACCATGGGTAATGTTTTTTCGGAGAAAACATTTGATTTTCTCATGAAACTGGCACAAGAATTtgttgaaacaaatttagaaatgaTAAGGAATacgatacaaatttttatatccGCCGAGACCATACtttatcgcatttttttgtatgtcaCAAAGAGATGCGAATCACAAACATTTTCATACTTATATAACAAAAAGCAAGAAATATTGAGGGCTTTAAATGACTACTTTACCTCACTTAATCCTAATAATAGTTATTGTAGACGGTGGAGATGTGATATTTGTGGTGGTTTATATTCAATATGCCAACTTTAA
- the LOC115066440 gene encoding uncharacterized protein LOC115066440 isoform X1: protein MSSKNVVDTQQEFANKNVRLSNLPVTRILIIVVEKDVTDILNCKDFKCHQVIAKLRKGPADGDSRTFTDENGKIYPDWNSYKSGITLEGGIMVAPLNGYYAFDTAGKVKLEFSETPAASAGPTIREVQQDFAGDDETSGSSQTIYVLVTNSNDLKGAENSRVFSYHPVIRSERNGTFVDEDGNTYKNWEAYKSGNKLDAGILVAPTNGRYTIAANGQVELEAWKTAAINKPNMNISRQCSYNDNNNISSQSLTIHEYHNHKARKDSASDAYSTSCSIYVLVTKQTNMYDAMNSQEFTTHKVQRIQNTTTKSYLYMDDEKNEYFCWQLYLTENNLPEGVMVAPLNGIYSFNKDGNVDLEICLTPACIPKSTHNSGDITIRSLQQHYATISKYADSSILHILVTNNEHENALEAKKFQDFVVKRKGYTVKSIAEIFYEDQEGNIYLSWERYLKDNNLSGGIMVAPLNGEYTLDENGNVNLYIQPTPKTVKKMPTVVVVPKTVNRTRTVLEVQQDFANNSGFKKEIIWDLLAENQSGMLKNKLNNLIPDQEKGNRKIEEMRKIIFDSVWAQRKYTNRNSLSAIIYVFVTDCDSKVRAINATKFSCHPVFRTRKCTTDDDSSHCCMIFIDELGRVYKNWKTYLANNELPSGLMIAPLNGIYTTDYNGRVELEVRTTPNGSAARQVLGVADTATAVAGLGAAAIPLAAMMMTVAPALIAGAGVVCATTAAYSTVRSVFNLVDRKNHGQSIGLDSSQARNAWIGVGAGVVGVGASRATTAMTKAAAAGKEISLATELLVNGMNISSIVLSGTGVANGILDLLIKFVDDEEVTSMELVQLAASLVLFTHSVSNFRMASTLVNDTHSATIQDYRKSLSNRQRKIFDKMSKETIRIKGAQQGKVDIIRGANDMPSKQYLNDLYKINKKLNEAKVRPAFGAAGEGVVLNNDVAVNTNDLRNNLQHNKGPNVLNSVNKPIPTAHAEVNSVSNSKLLFSNVLNKSELSAQPSTVSIGMGSIMLPNNILILLSEYGTRLYEIIANPDSFDDIITTMGNVFSEKTFDFLMKLAQEFVETNLEMIRNTIQIFISAETILYRIFLYVTKRCESQTFSYLYNKKQEILRALNDYFTSLNPNNSYCRRWRCDICGGLYSICQL, encoded by the exons atgTCGTCCAAAAATGTTGTTGACACACAGCAAGAATTTGCTaacaaaaatg TGCGTCTATCGAATTTGCCTGTGACAAGGATCCTTATTATAGTGGTTGAAAAAGATGTCACAGATATTTTGAATTGCAAGGATTTCAAGTGCCATCAAGTCATCGCCAAGCTAAGGAAAGGTCCAG cAGATGGTGATAGCAGAACTTTTACAGACGAAAATGGTAAAATATATCCTGATTGGAATTCGTACAAGAGTGGAATTACGTTGGAGGGTGGTATTATGGTTGCGCCATTGAACGGTTATTACGCATTTGATACAGCTGGAAAAGTAAAACTAGAATTTAGCGAAACTCCAGCCGCTTCTGCAGGACCTACGATTCGCGAGGTACAACAAGATTTTGCAGGCGatg ATGAAACAAGTGGCAGTTCacaaacaatatatgtattggtCACAAATTCTAATGATTTAAAAGGAGCTGAAAATTCGCGAGTATTTAGTTATCATCCTGTAATACGTTCcg AACGAAATGGAACATTTGTAGACGAAGATGGTAACACTTACAAAAATTGGGAGGCTTACAAAAGTGGGAACAAATTGGATGCAGGCATTTTGGTCGCGCCCACTAATGGACGTTACACCATAGCTGCAAATGGTCAAGTCGAGCTTGAAGCTTGGAAAACAGCAGCTATAAATAAACCGAACATGAATATAAGCCGCCAATGTAGCtataacgacaacaacaacatcagcagtcAGTCGCTTACGATTCATGAATATCATAATCATAAGGCGCGAAAAG aTAGTGCATCCGATGCTTATAGTACAAGCTGCAGTATTTATGTGTTAGTCACAAAGCAAACGAACATGTATGATGCCATGAATTCACAGGAGTTTACAACTCATAAAGTGCAAAGGATACAAAATACCACAA CTAAAAGTTACCTTTACATGGACGACGAAAAgaatgaatatttttgttggCAATTATATCTGACGGAAAATAATTTACCCGAAGGCGTTATGGTTGCTCCACTAAATGGTATTTACAGCTTCAATAAGGATGGAAATGTCGACTTGGAGATATGTTTAACGCCGGCTTGCATTCCAAAGTCAACACACAACTCAGGTGATATTACCATTAGGAGCCTGCAACAACATTACGCAACAATAA GTAAATATGCTGACTCGTCTATTCTACATATACTGGTCACAAACAATGAACATGAAAATGCGCTGgaagcaaaaaaatttcaggACTTTGTCGTTAAACGAAAGGGGTATACAG TTAAATCTATagctgaaatattttatgaggaCCAAGAAGGCAATATATATTTGAGCTGGGAGCGTTATCTCAAGGATAATAACCTATCAGGGGGTATAATGGTTGCACCACTTAATGGCGAATACACATTAGATGAAAATGGCAATGTAAATCTATACATACAGCCGACGCCAAAAACAGTAAAGAAAATGCCTACAGTTGTGGTAGTGCCAAAAACCGTAAATAGAACGCGTACAGTTCTGGAAGTGCAGCAAGATTTTGCAAACAACAGCGGTTTCAAAAAGGAAATTATTTGGGACTT GCTAGCTGAAAATCAAAGTggaatgttgaaaaataagttaaacaatctaattcctgatcaggaaaaaggaaatagaaaaatagaggaaatgcgaaaaataatatttgacagtgtttgggcACAAA GAAAATACACTAACCGAAACTCTTTGAGTGCAattatttatgtgtttgtaaCCGATTGCGATAGTAAAGTACGTGCCATAAACGCTACGAAATTCTCCTGTCATCCCGTCTTTAGAACAAGAAAATGTACAA CTGATGACGATAGTTCGCATTGTTGTATGATATTCATTGATGAACTGGGCCGCGtttataaaaattggaaaacatATTTGGCAAATAATGAACTACCAAGTGGATTGATGATTGCACCGCTTAACGGTATTTATACCACCGATTATAACGGACGTGTCGAATTAGAGGTGCGTACTACACCAAACGGTAGCGCCGCTAGACAGGTACTGGGTGTTGCAGATACAGCAACGGCTGTAGCCGGACTTGGTGCAGCTGCAATACCATTGGCAGCAATGATGATGACGGTAGCGCCGGCTTTAATAGCTGGTGCTGGTGTTGTTTGTGCTACCACAGCGGCATACTCAACCGTACGTTCAGTATTCAATTTAGTAGATCGTAAAAACCACGGACAGTCTATCGGGTTGGATAGCTCGCAAGCTAGAAATGCTTGGATAGGTGTTGGAGCTGGTGTTGTTGGTGTAGGTGCTTCACGTGCTACGACTGCCATGACAAAAGCAGCTGCTGCGGGAAAGGAGATATCGTtg GCTACCGAATTACTTGTGAACGGTATGAACATTTCATCTATTGTACTATCCGGAACCGGGGTTGCAAATGGAATTCTAGATCTATTAATT AAATTTGTCGATGATGAGGAGGTGACAAGTATGGAACTGGTGCAATTGGCTGCCTCTTTGGTACTCTTCACACATTCTGTATCGAATTTCCGTATGGCATCAACACTAGTAAATGATACACATAGTGCCACAATACAGGACTACCGAAAGTCTTTAAGTAATCGccagagaaaaatatttgataaaatgtCAAAGGAAACAATTCGTATCAAAGGTGCACAACAAGGAAAAGTAGATATTATACGTGGAGCTAACGATATGCCTAGCAAACAATATCTAAATGATCTTTACAAAATTAACAAGAAATTAAATGAAGCTAAGGTACGACCTGCATTCGGCGCAGCTGGGGAAGGAGTTGTGCTCAATAATGATGTGGCAGTCAATACCAACGACCTACGCAATAATCTTCAACATAATAAGGGTCCTAATGTGCTAAATTCGGTTAACAAACCCATACCTACAGCGCATGCTGAAGTAAATTCCGTTAGCAATTCCAAATTACTGTTCTCAAACGTACTCAATAAAAGCGAATTATCAGCTCAACCAAGCACTGTCAGCATTGGCATGGGTAGCATTATGCTTCCGaataatatcttaattttattaagcgaATATGGTACGCGACTTTATGAGATCATCGCTAATCCTGACAGCTTTGATGACATCATAACTACCATGGGTAATGTTTTTTCGGAGAAAACATTTGATTTTCTCATGAAACTGGCACAAGAATTtgttgaaacaaatttagaaatgaTAAGGAATacgatacaaatttttatatccGCCGAGACCATACtttatcgcatttttttgtatgtcaCAAAGAGATGCGAATCACAAACATTTTCATACTTATATAACAAAAAGCAAGAAATATTGAGGGCTTTAAATGACTACTTTACCTCACTTAATCCTAATAATAGTTATTGTAGACGGTGGAGATGTGATATTTGTGGTGGTTTATATTCAATATGCCAACTTTAA
- the LOC105230096 gene encoding 39S ribosomal protein L17, mitochondrial — protein MNQADVSKLMSQLRIAVKPHRNLRNPDGPEGRLLKLRKTVTALVKHERIELYYNRADEARGYAELLISNAIRYGDRHKATMELADYWLLEKQLVHKLFKVLVPRLENCNFSYTRMYKAPRDYPGMYYRKSVLELRGNPYPSLLPDYTNNRNLIHNVLLDEARKDYRREKLAELADKIASESAVNAEKVGSEGDAKEAENVEKA, from the exons ATGAATCAAGCCGACGTTAGTAAGCTGATGTCGCAATTGCGTATCGCTGTTAAACCACATCGTAACCTACGTAATCCAGATGGTCCTGAGGGTCGTTTATTGAAACTACGCAAAACTGTGACGGCGCTAGTGAAGCATGAGCGCATAGAGTTATACTACAACAGAGCTGATGAAGCGCGCGGCTATGCAGAATTG TTAATTTCCAATGCGATACGTTATGGCGATCGTCATAAAGCTACAATGGAGTTGGCGGATTATTGGTTGCTCGAAAAACAATTGGTGCATAAACTTTTCAAAGTGCTAGTGCCACGTTTGGAAAACTGTAATTTTTCATATACCCGCATGTACAAAGCACCGCGTGATTACCCTGGCATGTATTATAGAAAATCGGTGCTGGAGTTGCGTGGCAATCCATATCCATCGTTATTGCCTGATTATACAAACAATCGTAATTTAATACATAATGTTTTATTGGATGAAGCACGAAAAGATTATAGACGTGAAAAGCTAGCAGAGCTAGCCGATAAAATAGCTTCAGAATCGGCGGTGAATGCTGAGAAAGTAGGGAGTGAAGGTGATGCCAAAGAAGCAGAAAATGTAGAGAAAGCATAA
- the LOC115066440 gene encoding uncharacterized protein LOC115066440 isoform X3 yields MSSKNVADLQQEFANKNVRLSHLPVTRILIIVVEKDVTDILNCKDFKCHQVITKLRKGADGDSRTFTDENGKIYPDWNSYKDGNTLEYGIMVAPLNGYYAFDAAGKVKLEYSETPAASAGPTIREVQQDFASDDETSGSSQTIYVLVTNSNDLKEAENSRVFSYHPVIRSERNGTFVDEDGNTYKNWEAYKSENKLDAGILVAPTNGRYTIAANGKVELEAWKTAAINKPNMNISRQSSYNDNNNNISRQSLTIHEYHNHIARKDSASDPNRILCYIYVLVTKQTNMYDAMNSQEFTTHKVLRIQNTTTKSYLYMDDEKNEYFCWQLYLTENNLPEGIMVAPLNGIYSFNKDGNVDLEICLTPACIPKSTHNSDNITIRSLQQHYATINKYLNADTSILHILVTNNEHENALEAKIFQDFVVKRKGYTVKSIAEVFYEDQEGNIYPSWERYLKENNLPGGIMVAPLNGEYTLDENGNVNLYIQPTPKTVKKMRTVLEVQQDFANNSGFKKEIIWDLLAEDQSGMLKDKLNNLIPDQEKGNKKIEEMRKIIFDSVWAQRKYTNRNSLSAIIYVFVTDCDNEELAINAKKFSCHPVFRTRKCTTDGDSSHCCMIFIDELGRVYQNWKTYLANNELPSGLMIAPLNGIYTTDYNGCVELEVHTTPNGSAARQVLGVADTATAVAGLGAAAIPLAAMMVTVAPALIAGAGVVCATTAAYSTVRSVCNLVDRKKHEQSIGLDSSQARNAWIGVGAGVVGVGASGATNVMTRAAAAGQEISLATELLVNGMNISSIVLSGTGVANGILDLLIKYRDDEEVTSMELVQLAASLVLFTHSVSNFRMASTLVNDTHSATIQDYRKSLSNRQRKIFDKMSKETIRIKGAQQGKVDIIRGANDMPSKQYLNDLYKINKKLNEAKVRPAFGAAGEGVVLNNDVAVNTNDLRNNLQHNKGPNVLNSVNKPIPTAHAEVNSVSNSKLLFSNVLNKSELSAQPSTVSIGMGSIMLPNNILILLSEYGTRLYEIIANPDSFDDIITTMGNVFSEKTFDFLMKLAQEFVETNLEMIRNTIQIFISAETILYRIFLYVTKRCESQTFSYLYNKKQEILRALNDYFTSLNPNNSYCRRWRCDICGGLYSICQL; encoded by the exons AGTCATCACCAAGCTAAGAAAAGGCG caGATGGCGATAGCAGAACTTTTACAGACGAAAATGGTAAAATATATCCTGATTGGAATTCGTATAAGGATGGAAATACGTTGGAGTATGGTATTATGGTTGCGCCATTGAACGGTTATTACGCATTTGATGCAGCTGGAAAAGTGAAACTAGAATATAGTGAAACTCCAGCCGCTTCTGCAGGACCTACGATTCGCGAGGTACAACAAGATTTTGCAAGCGatg ATGAAACAAGTGGCAGTTCacaaacaatatatgtattggtCACAAATTCTAATGACTTGAAAGAAGCTGAAAATTCGCGAGTATTTAGTTATCATCCTGTAATACGTTCcg AACGAAATGGAACATTTGTAGACGAAGATGGTAACACTTACAAAAATTGGGAGGCTTACAAAAGTGAGAACAAATTGGATGCAGGCATTTTGGTCGCGCCCACTAATGGACGTTACACCATAGCTGCAAATGGTAAAGTCGAGCTTGAAGCTTGGAAAACAGCAGCTATAAATAAACCAAACATGAACATAAGCCGCCAAAGTAGCTATaacgacaataacaacaatatcagccgtCAGTCGCTTACGATTCATGAATATCATAATCATATTGCGCGAAAAG aTAGTGCATCCGATCCTAATCGTATATTATGCTATATTTATGTGTTAGTCACAAAGCAAACGAACATGTATGATGCCATGAATTCACAGGAGTTTACAACTCATAAAGTGCTAAGGATACAAAATACTACAA CTAAAAGTTACCTTTACATGGACGACGAAAAgaatgaatatttttgttggCAATTATATCTGACGGAAAATAATTTACCCGAAGGCATTATGGTTGCTCCACTAAATGGTATTTACAGCTTCAATAAGGATGGAAATGTCGACTTGGAGATATGTTTAACGCCGGCTTGCATTCCAAAGTCAACACACAACTCGGATAATATTACCATTAGGAGCCTGCAACAACATTACGCAACAATAA ATAAATATTTGAATGCTGACACCTCTATTCTACATATACTTGTCACAAACAATGAACATGAAAATGCACTggaagcaaaaatatttcaggACTTTGTCGTAAAACGAAAGGGGTATACAg TTAAATCTATAGCTGAAGTATTTTATGAGGACCAAGAAGGCAATATATATCCGAGCTGGGAGCGTTATCTCAAAGAAAATAACCTACCAGGGGGTATAATGGTTGCGCCACTTAATGGCGAATACACATTAGATGAAAATGGCAATGTAAATCTATACATACAGCCGACGCCAAAAACAGTAAAGAAAATGCGTACAGTTCTGGAAGTGCAGCAAGATTTTGCAAACAACAGCGGTTTTAAGAAGGAAATTATTTGGGACTT GCTAGCTGAAGATCAAAGTGGAATGTTGAAAGATAAGTTAAACAATCTAATTCCTGATCaagaaaaaggaaataaaaaaatagaggaaatgcgaaaaataatttttgacagTGTTTGGGCACAAA GAAAATACACTAACCGAAACTCTTTGAGTGCAattatttatgtgtttgtaaCCGATTGCGATAATGAAGAACTTGCCATAAACGCTAAGAAATTCTCCTGTCATCCCGTCTTTAGAACACGAAAATGTACAA CTGATGGCGATAGTTCGCATTGTTGTATGATATTCATTGATGAACTGGGCCGCGTTTATCAAAATTGGAAAACATATTTGGCAAATAATGAACTACCAAGTGGATTGATGATTGCACCGCTTAACGGTATTTATACCACCGATTATAACGGATGTGTAGAATTAGAGGTGCATACTACACCAAATGGTAGCGCCGCTAGACAGGTACTGGGTGTTGCAGATACAGCGACGGCTGTAGCCGGACTTGGTGCAGCTGCAATACCATTGGCAGCAATGATGGTGACGGTAGCGCCGGCTTTAATAGCTGGTGCTGGTGTTGTTTGTGCTACCACAGCAGCATACTCAACCGTACGTTCAGTATGCAATTTAGTAGATCGTAAAAAACACGAACAGTCTATCGGGTTGGATAGCTCGCAAGCTAGAAATGCTTGGATAGGTGTTGGTGCTGGTGTTGTTGGTGTAGGTGCTTCAGGTGCTACGAATGTCATGACAAGAGCAGCTGCTGCCGGACAGGAGATATCGTtg GCTACCGAATTACTTGTGAACGGTATGAACATTTCATCTATTGTACTATCCGGAACCGGGGTTGCAAATGGAATTCTAGATCTATTAATT AAATATCGCGATGATGAGGAG GTGACAAGTATGGAACTGGTGCAATTGGCTGCCTCTTTGGTACTCTTCACACATTCTGTATCGAATTTCCGTATGGCATCAACACTAGTAAATGATACACATAGTGCCACAATACAGGACTACCGAAAGTCTTTAAGTAATCGccagagaaaaatatttgataaaatgtCAAAGGAAACAATTCGTATCAAAGGTGCACAACAAGGAAAAGTAGATATTATACGTGGAGCTAACGATATGCCTAGCAAACAATATCTAAATGATCTTTACAAAATTAACAAGAAATTAAATGAAGCTAAGGTACGACCTGCATTCGGCGCAGCTGGGGAAGGAGTTGTGCTCAATAATGATGTGGCAGTCAATACCAACGACCTACGCAATAATCTTCAACATAATAAGGGTCCTAATGTGCTAAATTCGGTTAACAAACCCATACCTACAGCGCATGCTGAAGTAAATTCCGTTAGCAATTCCAAATTACTGTTCTCAAACGTACTCAATAAAAGCGAATTATCAGCTCAACCAAGCACTGTCAGCATTGGCATGGGTAGCATTATGCTTCCGaataatatcttaattttattaagcgaATATGGTACGCGACTTTATGAGATCATCGCTAATCCTGACAGCTTTGATGACATCATAACTACCATGGGTAATGTTTTTTCGGAGAAAACATTTGATTTTCTCATGAAACTGGCACAAGAATTtgttgaaacaaatttagaaatgaTAAGGAATacgatacaaatttttatatccGCCGAGACCATACtttatcgcatttttttgtatgtcaCAAAGAGATGCGAATCACAAACATTTTCATACTTATATAACAAAAAGCAAGAAATATTGAGGGCTTTAAATGACTACTTTACCTCACTTAATCCTAATAATAGTTATTGTAGACGGTGGAGATGTGATATTTGTGGTGGTTTATATTCAATATGCCAACTTTAA